In one Apium graveolens cultivar Ventura unplaced genomic scaffold, ASM990537v1 ctg7076, whole genome shotgun sequence genomic region, the following are encoded:
- the LOC141703759 gene encoding homeobox-leucine zipper protein HDG2-like: protein MVTPAKQSLDGEGSSALRFSTNVQVNSSMRNWDKTTQEEGKMTGIKVLCQRRLQRKLWERGSSKTLSTEQITDEQQQAAHIEANQGEEIARSELQDSRQQPEKHEAKIDKAPTSYNMEAIVELVRLATEELRVMAVVTEPLWRHCGADDGSRILDKVAYSRMFPNLVGPRQVGFTSEVSRETARIELSPKNLVSYFMDVSNWYVMFYEIVPKARTVDVLMNPEGATDYDGTLQVMAATYQLSTPLVPNRETYFARYCKRYSENDWIVVDVSLDGVHPVPVTGCKKRPSGCLIHELPDGFSQITWVEHVDADCRAIRAMYQPLLDSSIGFGAKRWISTLERRCRQMGNDISLKAPLGEYNQLVMSSDERAQTVLLKLAAKMVLNFNSGISGLTGNWKELSGHSTDDNIRVMTRMNMRDHSLPRGTLISAASSIWLPVPPKSVFDFLRNHNSGSEPLIPYPGREWEVLSGETAVEQVCHITKGHEASYSVSIHKVLAENSSQENILLLQESCSDPVASYIVFSRLRTEDMHLILNGISSQYRPLLPSGFAVHPDGPATGTEGSGGSLLTVSFQLLVDDSPTFVPPAEMHSQAADLINLTTERIKVAVEEFLSQAALLASMNEA from the exons ATGGTGACACCGGCTAAACAATCCCTGGATGGAGAAGGAAGCAGCGCTCTTCGATTTTCGACTAATGTTCAGGTGAATTCTTCAAT GAGGAACTGGGACAAAACAACTCAGGAGGAGGGCAAGATGACTGGGATCAAGGTGTTGTGTCAGCGGCGGCTGCAGAGAAAGCTCTGGGAAAGAGGAAGCTCGAAGACATTATCGACCGAGCAGATAACTGATGAGCAGCAGCAAGC TGCACACATTGAGGCGAATCAAGGAGAGGAAATTGCAAGATCAGAGTTGCAGGATTCTCGTCAACAG CCTGAAAAGCACGAGGCAAAGATTGATAAGGCTCCAACAAGTTACAATATG GAAGCAATAGTTGAGCTTGTACGGTTGGCGACAGAAGAGCTGAGAGTGATGGCTGTGGTCACTGAACCGCTGTGGAGGCATTGCGGTGCTGATGATGGAAGCAGAATTCTTGATAAAGTGGCATATAGTAGAATGTTTCCAAATCTGGTTGGCCCCAGACAAGTAGGCTTCACATCTGAAGTTTCTCGTGAAACTGCCAGGATTGAATTGAGTCCCAAGAACCTCGTCAGTTATTTTATGGACGTG AGTAACTGGTATGTGATGTTTTATGAAATTGTCCCAAAGGCTAGGACAGTTGATGTCCTGATGAATCCAGAAGGAGCAACAGACTATGATGGAACCCTACAAGTG ATGGCTGCTACATATCAACTCTCTACACCACTTGTCCCAAACCGTGAGACCTATTTTGCTAGATATTGTAAGCGATATTCTGAGAATGACTGGATAGTGGTTGACGTTTCATTAGACGGTGTACACCCAGTCCCAGTAACCGGGTGCAAGAAAAGGCCATCAGGTTGCCTTATTCATGAATTACCTGATGGATTCTCACAG ATTACATGGGTTGAGCATGTAGATGCGGACTGCAGGGCTATCAGAGCTATGTATCAACCTCTGCTAGATTCTAGTATAGGATTTGGAGCCAAACGATGGATCTCTACCCTAGAAAGAAGGTGTCGACAGATGGGAAATGACATCTCGCTAAAGGCCCCTCTTGGGGAATACAATCAGCTAG TGATGTCAAGTGATGAAAGAGCTCAGACAGTTCTATTGAAGCTTGCTGCAAAAATGGTGTTAAACTTCAACTCAGGAATTAGTGGTTTAACCGGGAACTGGAAAGAACTATCGGGACATTCTACTGACGACAATATTAGGGTCATGACAAGAATGAATATGAGAGATCATAGCCTACCTAGGGGTACTCTGATATCTGCTGCTTCATCAATTTGGCTTCCAGTGCCACCGAAGTCTGTGTTTGATTTTCTCCGCAATCACAACTCAGGAAGCGAG CCGCTGATTCCATACCCCGGTAGGGAATGGGAGGTCCTCTCCGGTGAAACTGCTGTTGAACAAGTGTGTCACATTACCAAAGGCCATGAAGCTAGCTATTCTGTTTCAATACACAAGGTTCTG GCTGAGAACTCAAGCCAAGAGAACATACTATTACTGCAAGAGAGTTGCAGTGATCCAGTGGCTTCATACATTGTCTTTTCCCGCCTAAGAACTGAGGATATGCATCTGATACTGAATGGAATAAGTTCCCAATATCGACCCCTTCTTCCATCGGGATTTGCAGTGCATCCTGATGGACCTGCTACTGGAACAGAAGGATCCGGAGGATCGTTATTGACCGTTTCGTTTCAGCTATTGGTCGATGATTCTCCGACATTCGTACCGCCCGCTGAAATGCATTCCCAAGCAGCAGACCTCATCAACCTCACGACGGAGAGGATTAAAGTAGCAGTGGAGGAATTCTTATCTCAGGCAGCGCTGCTTGCTTCCATGAATGAGGCCTAA